One window of the Zygotorulaspora mrakii chromosome 6, complete sequence genome contains the following:
- a CDS encoding uncharacterized protein (similar to Saccharomyces cerevisiae YMR265C; ancestral locus Anc_8.818): protein MPEESHSALLKWNSCSALLDIPKKPNKAIKRIHIYDFDNTLYNSPHPNAELYVKSMLNQLSNSSIVPNKSWWNETKLLKQSFDDMLECNAKQKKAYWNEDIIKLANLSHDDPETVSIMLTGRKEHLFAAIFTDMFLASNNVKFNAYCLRRESVGSSTNDYKIVVIRELLENYSSSLEEIKLYDDRLSQTRRFESLFASLNPTYEWKVIHVPARFKLLRPEDECRIIQATYSTLEAYPNISLEWTPRQCGYFLTRQSYGTLLRFTYCFLKKKYKMSLLPYYPLFIPMVEAGHSVPETELIKIFSRNDAKVDGKLLDEDEIRKTFENQPNLKGSCFTHFDVVQIGIKEKNGGVNVLYKARPTNREGYEWSSFHEWLVTVDNRMDKKDAFQSFSVHEILYDPAAAPSFNWVHLRKPLKIKTFVGHHSRLTLSSGKKM, encoded by the coding sequence ATGCCTGAAGAAAGTCACAGCGCTCTTTTAAAGTGGAATAGCTGTTCTGCACTTTTGGATATTCCAAAAAAACCGAACAAGGCAATAAAGAGGATACATATATATGATTTTGACAATACGTTATATAATTCACCTCACCCTAACGCGGAACTCTATGTCAAGTCCATGCTTAACCAATTGAGCAACTCCTCAATTGTTCCTAATAAAAGTTGGTGGAATGAGACAAAGCTGTTAAAGCAGtcatttgatgatatgCTTGAATGCAATgcaaagcagaaaaaagCATATTGGAATGAGGATATAATAAAACTGGCAAATTTATCGCATGATGACCCTGAGACAGTATCAATAATGCTTACAGGTAGGAAGGAGCATTTGTTCGCAGCAATCTTCACTGACATGTTCTTGGCGAGCAACAATGTAAAATTTAATGCTTATTGCCTAAGGCGGGAATCCGTTGGGTCTAGTACCAATGATTATAAAATTGTTGTGATTCGTGAATTACTTGAAAATTATTCATCATCCTTGGAAGAGATTAAATTATATGATGATCGCTTGAGCCAAACTAGAAGATTTGAGAGCCTTTTCGCTAGTCTCAATCCTACCTATGAATGGAAAGTGATTCATGTTCCTGCAAGATTCAAATTACTGAGGCCTGAAGATGAATGTAGAATTATACAAGCAACATACTCAACGCTCGAAGCATATCCTAATATATCGCTTGAATGGACACCTAGACAATGTGGCTATTTTTTAACAAGACAATCGTATGGAACACTTCTGAGATTTACCTattgctttttgaaaaaaaaatataaaatgAGTTTGCTGCCTTATTATCCACTGTTCATACCCATGGTTGAAGCAGGCCATTCCGTTCCAGAAACAGAATtaatcaaaatcttttcgAGGAATGACGCCAAAGTAGATGGAAAGTTGctagatgaagatgagatAAGAAAAACGTTCGAAAACCAGCCAAATCTGAAGGGATCCTGCTTCACACATTTTGATGTTGTGCAAATTGGTATCAAGGAGAAAAATGGAGGTGTAAATGTTCTTTACAAGGCAAGACCTACGAATCGCGAAGGGTATGAATGGTCGAGTTTCCATGAGTGGCTCGTCACTGTGGATAATAGGATggataaaaaagatgcGTTCCAATCATTTTCGGTACACGAAATACTTTATGACCCAGCAGCAGCCCCATCCTTCAATTGGGTCCATTTGAGAAAACCATTGAAGATCAAGACATTCGTGGGCCATCATTCAAGGCTCACGTTATCCAGCggcaaaaaaatgtga
- a CDS encoding uncharacterized protein (Rover): MPSLESSSDDEVTIVEQTMPLNTPLAHCSSSEPLTPPNENVIASTSNANQSEQQKKITSGWMGRSSFKSHFQFFFKHGRKVARCNYCGKTYKEGESTGNLSKHITAVHRSVLKEKKVLKMQTLDTMSKSSKSLHLTEALIRECNKHPGTLESLLLITEGFLPFNFVRLSTWSHLNRKYGGNTFIQSRTTLTKKIQHFRDCLNDTLRQNLKDTTLVNVQLDIWTAGNSQSFLAIMVSFAPNILNKELLEASNGSRLLLNIHGEASNTHLLDFVSLGDKKHTGKNMCDTFMSVMEEYDLVDKLGTITMDNASNNGNFHVNLIYDHFNGLRPRGHRLVGKVRFIRCASHVLNLQFQRIIKSLSRNSLFSNAFKKIRKLAKIMRYSTAINSSLKKNNLPLIPYESPTRWLFTWKQVKIFLENYKAYKNWLGLVQERGQDHLVTRIQDHISFDSKTINMLAYFVECGKIFDYVNKKFQDEEYNNLPQGVPLYYLLGHFYKSCLNVSTGKEIPKSKKGMDFSFLNGPDTLSFDEKNIVLEAINVAYLCYQNYLSHIQANPLYYAAVMLDPTAKHEQLYRMMEIDEFNLRMNQVNNFVRMYLNEEGVELGNGQQASPELSTIGREEDYYRCFNVHEQPQPTETYSTASVCDVNENLEEWHRYQSEPVASGLSRIDAIKWWHANRCKYPSLFKLAMSLLYTKVSSCDVERCFSLAGRVVRKDRARLHYKNVQTLMLLRDRFSKFGFYKPSPILVLDSENETDLDLDNENNDIDCYLSDSSEEMHDSQDDSAATARLTSQEGINTPGSAM, encoded by the coding sequence ATGCCGAGCTTGGAGTCATCAAGTGATGATGAGGTCACAATTGTGGAGCAGACGATGCCGTTGAACACACCATTGGCGCATTGCAGCTCCTCAGAACCCTTAACTCCTCCAAATGAGAACGTGATAGCTTCAACTTCGAACGCTAATCAATCCGagcagcagaaaaagattacATCTGGATGGATGGGAAGATCTTCATTTAAATCgcattttcagttttttttcaagcatGGGAGGAAAGTTGCCAGGTGCAATTACTGTGGGAAGACTTACAAAGAAGGTGAGTCTACTGGGAATTTGTCAAAACATATAACGGCTGTACATCGTTCTGtgctgaaagagaaaaaagttctCAAAATGCAGACACTGGATACAATGTCAAAATCTTCTAAATCACTTCACTTAACAGAGGCATTGATACGAGAATGCAACAAACATCCAGGTACTTTGGAGAGCTTACTTCTAATAACGGAGGGATTTCTtcctttcaattttgtccGTTTAAGTACTTGGAGCCATCTCAATAGAAAATATGGGGGAAACACGTTCATTCAGTCCAGGACTACATTGACTAAAAAGATACAGCATTTTAGAGACTGTCTCAATGATACTCTGCggcaaaatttgaaagataccACTCTAGTCAACGTGCAATTGGATATATGGACAGCAGGTAACAGTCAGTCTTTTCTTGCCATTATGGTATCTTTTgctccaaatattttgaacaaagagCTACTTGAAGCCAGCAATGGTTCAAGGTTATTACTAAATATACACGGTGAAGCGAGCAACACTCATTTACTCGATTTTGTTAGTTTAGGGGACAAGAAACATACGGGCAAGAATATGTGTGATACATTCATGTCTGTAATGGAGGAATATGATCTTGTTGATAAACTCGGAACCATCACTATGGATAACGCTTCAAACAATGGCAACTTTCACGTTAATCTAATATACGATCATTTTAATGGACTTAGACCAAGAGGCCATCGGCTGGTTGGAAAAGTTCGTTTTATACGCTGTGCGAGTCATGTTTTGAATCtgcaatttcaaaggatTATCAAAAGCTTGTCCCggaattctcttttctctaatgccttcaaaaagatcagaAAGCTAGCAAAAATAATGCGATATTCAACCGCAATCAACTCCagtctgaaaaagaataatttACCTTTAATTCCTTATGAGTCTCCCACTAGGTGGCTTTTTACATGGAAGCaagtcaaaatattcttaGAAAATTACAAAGCCTACAAGAATTGGCTTGGACTCGTACAGGAACGTGGTCAAGACCATTTAGTTACGAGGATTCAAGATCATATTTCGTTTGATTCTAAAACCATCAATATGTTAGCTTATTTTGTTGAGTGCGgcaagatttttgattacgtgaacaaaaagttccaagatgaagaatataACAATTTACCTCAAGGAGTTCCTTTATACTACCTTTTGGGACACTTTTACAAGAGTTGCCTGAACGTATCCACGGGAAAGGAAATTCCTAAATCTAAAAAAGGTATggatttctcttttctaaACGGCCCCGATACATTGtcctttgatgaaaagaatattgTTCTTGAAGCCATCAACGTCGCATACTTATGCTATCAAAATTATTTATCACACATTCAGGCTAACCCATTGTATTATGCGGCCGTCATGCTCGATCCAACGGCGAAACACGAGCAGCTTTACAGAATGATGGAAATTGATGAGTTCAATCTAAGGATGAACCAAGTTAACAATTTTGTTAGAATGTACTTGAACGAAGAAGGCGTTGAGCTAGGTAATGGGCAGCAAGCAAGCCCGGAGCTCTCAACTATCGGGCGAGAGGAAGACTATTACAGATGCTTTAATGTTCATGAACAACCGCAACCCACCGAAACATATTCCACAGCCTCAGTATGCGACGTTAATGAAAATCTTGAGGAATGGCACAGATACCAAAGTGAGCCAGTGGCAAGTGGTCTGTCCAGGATTGACGCAATAAAATGGTGGCACGCAAATCGCTGCAAGTATCCATCTCTCTTCAAGCTAGCCATGTCTCTGTTATACACCAAAGTAAGCTCATGTGATGTAGAGCGCTGCTTTTCTCTTGCGGGAAGAGTGGTTAGGAAAGACAGAGCACGGCTTCATTATAAGAATGTACAAACTCTAATGCTTTTAAGAGATCGGTTTTCGAAATTTGGCTTTTACAAGCCTTCTCCGATTCTCGTGCTAGACTCAGAAAATGAGACAGACCTCGACcttgataatgaaaacaatgacaTAGATTGTTACCTATCAGACAGTTCTGAGGAAATGCATGACAGCCAAGATGACAGTGCTGCAACTGCAAGGCTTACGTCTCAAGAGGGCATTAATACACCTGGCTCAGCTATGTAA
- the CAC2 gene encoding Cac2p (similar to Saccharomyces cerevisiae CAC2 (YML102W); ancestral locus Anc_8.817): MEASNLQIYWHESQPIYSLCFQPDPSNKPKLITGGGDNKVRVWHLNFEETHKTKIETIDFLSSLNQHEQAINAVRFNHKGDTLASAGDDGQLLLWKQSDQRQTQFGESDTAFEESWTVTKRFRSSSSRIGAFEIYDIAWSPNDDYIVTGSMDNAIRVFEISSGECIATASDHTHYVQGVVWDPLDKYIFSQSADRSVHVYEVIRNPSENEIVELKIKNKIMKSELPVCKRESKDFDLQSTKLCFLFHNETLPSFFRRPAMSPCGSILCVPAGIFRTDSSAEGATSPDVNNAVQIYTRSSMIKNINKPVMCIPFLKKPAIVVSFNPNLYKLTNDSNSYLQLPYKLVFAVATSNEVIIYDTESIEPIALIGNLHYTTLTDLCWSKDGALLMISSTDGFCSYISIAPGTLGEKLTHEETAKAIGVKRKQYNKDSSSEPAPCAEASPSPSHPKQADIVNILPVKRKLGEKEKEMEERKTHKPSPEDERVAGSENSPQQLSKEKRAEFNQPL, encoded by the coding sequence ATGGAAGCTTCAAATTTACAGATATACTGGCATGAGTCACAACCTATTTACAGTCTCTGTTTCCAACCTGATCCCTCGAATAAACCGAAACTGATCACCGGAGGTGGTGATAACAAAGTTCGAGTTTGGCATTtgaactttgaagaaactcATAAGACCAAAATAGAAACAATTGATTTTCTCTCGTCCTTAAACCAGCATGAGCAGGCCATAAATGCTGTCAGATTTAACCACAAAGGTGACACCCTCGCTTCAGCTGGAGATGATGGTCAGCTACTGCTATGGAAACAAAGTGACCAGAGACAGACGCAATTTGGGGAGAGTGACACTGCATTCGAAGAGTCTTGGACCGTAACAAAAAGATTCAGATCTAGTAGCAGTCGTATTGGCGCATTTGAGATTTACGATATAGCTTGGTCACCAAACGATGATTACATTGTGACAGGATCGATGGACAATGCGATAAGAGTATTTGAGATTAGTTCAGGCGAGTGCATTGCCACTGCATCGGATCACACCCACTACGTCCAAGGCGTCGTTTGGGATCCACTCGATAAGTACATTTTTTCACAATCTGCTGATAGATCGGTTCATGTCTACGAAGTTATACGCAATCCGtcagaaaatgaaatagtTGAACTTAAGATAAAGAATAAGATAATGAAATCTGAACTGCCCGTTTGCAAAAGGGAGTCTAAGGATTTTGACTTACAAAGCACGAAGCTGTGTTTTTTATTCCACAATGAAACTTTACCGTCCTTCTTCAGACGACCGGCAATGTCGCCCTGTGGTAGCATACTGTGTGTTCCCGCAGGTATTTTCAGGACTGACTCTAGTGCAGAAGGTGCAACCTCTCCAGACGTGAACAATGCCGTTCAAATATACACAAGATCATCAATGATTAAAAACATCAATAAACCAGTCATGTGCATCCCATTCTTAAAAAAACCGGCGATCGTCGTATCGTTCAATCCCAATCTGTACAAACTGACAAATGATTCCAACAGCTATCTACAGCTTCCCTACAAACTCGTCTTTGCCGTCGCAACCTCTAATGAGGTTATCATATACGATACTGAAAGCATCGAACCTATAGCATTGATCGGCAACCTTCACTACACAACTTTGACAGATTTGTGCTGGTCTAAGGATGGTGCGCTACTGATGATCTCATCTACCGATGGTTTTTGCTCGTACATATCCATTGCGCCCGGCACTCTAGGTGAGAAACTTACTCATGAGGAAACAGCAAAAGCGATTGGAGTAAAGCGTAAACAATACAACAAAGATTCTTCGAGCGAGCCTGCTCCCTGCGCTGAAGCGTCGCCCTCGCCCTCGCATCCAAAGCAAGCAGATATCGTAAATATCCTGCctgtgaaaagaaaactgggcgaaaaggagaaagaaatggaagagAGGAAGACTCACAAACCGAGCCCTGAAGATGAGCGTGTGGCCGGGTCTGAAAATTCACCGCAGCAGCTATCGAAGGAAAAACGCGCAGAGTTCAACCAACCTTTATAG
- the CUE1 gene encoding Cue1p (similar to Saccharomyces cerevisiae CUE1 (YMR264W) and CUE4 (YML101C); ancestral locus Anc_8.816), which yields MDQSTLTLLLTILVGFVLLKWFAQSDQHPSAQQLGSDGANSELAGANQNRAHPTRRGTARRPRRPVSPDMIEVVQSLAPHLHVEQIRYNLEETGSVEVTVERFLRGDDFPFPPGYRASPTEPAGDRSAGNTDPRKRNNIRPDSLLTKFNVDPEADLSGRDFKDLDTEERKQFMVWQARKSMEKRLETDERLRELLK from the coding sequence ATGGATCAATCGACTCTTACATTACTTTTAACTATTTTAGTAGGATTTGTTCTCTTAAAATGGTTCGCGCAATCAGATCAGCACCCTTCTGCGCAGCAGTTGGGAAGCGATGGTGCAAACAGTGAATTGGCGGGTGCGAACCAAAACAGAGCGCATCCCACGAGACGTGGCACTGCTAGGCGCCCGAGAAGGCCTGTTAGTCCAGACATGATCGAGGTAGTTCAAAGCTTGGCACCTCATTTGCACGTTGAACAGATAAGGTATAACCTGGAAGAAACGGGATCAGTAGAGGTGACTGTCGAAAGGTTCCTTAGAGGTGACGATTTCCCGTTCCCACCGGGCTATAGGGCTTCCCCTACGGAGCCTGCTGGAGACAGAAGTGCCGGCAATACAGAcccaagaaaaagaaataatatCAGGCCTGACAGCTTATTAACGAAATTCAATGTGGATCCAGAAGCAGATTTAAGCGGAAGAGACTTCAAAGACCTCGACACCGAGGAAAGGAAGCAGTTCATGGTGTGGCAAGCAAGAAAAAGTATGGAGAAGAGACTCGAGACAGATGAAAGATTACGCGAGTTGTTGAAGTGA
- the SAP30 gene encoding Sap30p (similar to Saccharomyces cerevisiae SAP30 (YMR263W); ancestral locus Anc_8.815), with amino-acid sequence MARPTNSNSESESRTRATTSGGAVGNTTGGARSNTKQRLTAAQQQYLKDLVKTHVTNNHPDLTPKPTPIDFESYPDQFLRQYKERFKLKIEDNMTIQGYLLGSQLGAKTCSYKKNAQSHDRRVHKKELATEVKKHFTSYGIKEAECIPQFIYKVKNQKKKFRMEFRG; translated from the coding sequence ATGGCGAGACCCACGAACTCAAATAGCGAGTCTGAGTCCAGAACAAGAGCGACAACTTCCGGCGGTGCTGTTGGGAACACCACTGGCGGTGCTCGGTCGAACACAAAGCAGCGGCTCACAGCTGCGCAACAACAGTACCTCAAAGACCTAGTGAAGACTCATGTCACAAACAACCATCCGGATCTCACACCCAAGCCCACTCCAATTGACTTTGAGTCGTATCCGGACCAGTTCTTGCGACAGTACAAGGAGCGGTTCAAGCTGAAGATTGAGGACAATATGACAATCCAGGGATATCTACTAGGCTCGCAACTGGGGGCCAAGACGTGCTCTTATAAGAAAAATGCACAGTCGCACGATAGAAGAGTTCACAAGAAAGAGCTCGCCACAGAAGTGAAGAAGCACTTCACCTCCTACGGCATCAAGGAAGCAGAATGCATACCGCAGTTCATATACaaagtgaaaaatcagaagaaaaagtttcGAATGGAATTTCGAGGATAG
- a CDS encoding putative endodeoxyribonuclease (similar to Saccharomyces cerevisiae YMR262W; ancestral locus Anc_8.814), which produces MYNIRDISKGLAKEERRGHFIKNNASQITCALHESAIPVVCSVHRLVYRSCKMNAPYVDAHCHLVMSEDGFGENAHPYACVDSTRCVMSTNANDWEKLRKIEATDIVRSFGVHPWYCHLFSIGRESVSKREHYESVLECKERQEQLAIIERLPDPIPLEKYIQEEYDDELVGVIGEIGLDKLFRLPENGYFVHAKEPFRLTRVRVKLAHQIAVFERFCQLAAQFDKPVSVHDVKCHGKLFEICTEILLPHEGVNVCLHSFTGSKEIISQQWIRYFTEPRIFLSLSKYINFKSSEDGRALAVFVPNRCLLTETDLPIDAVKPDELTNALSYVCEELTEALQLGGLEATKQLIHTNFKRYLNR; this is translated from the coding sequence ATGTACAATATTCGCGACATTTCCAAGGGGCTAGCAAAAGAGGAACGGAGGGGacatttcatcaaaaacaatGCAAGTCAGATCACGTGTGCGTTACATGAATCCGCTATACCAGTGGTATGCTCCGTTCACAGGTTAGTTTATAGGAGCTGCAAGATGAATGCGCCATACGTGGATGCCCACTGTCATTTAGTGATGAGTGAGGATGGTTTTGGAGAAAACGCGCATCCCTACGCTTGCGTTGACAGCACAAGATGTGTAATGTCGACCAATGCGAACGATTGGGAGAAGCTGCGAAAGATAGAAGCCACAGATATCGTACGATCTTTTGGAGTTCATCCCTGGTACTGCCACTTGTTCAGTATCGGGAGAGAGAGTGTGTCGAAACGGGAACACTACGAATCTGTACTCGAATGTAAGGAGCGGCAGGAGCAGCTTGCAATTATAGAAAGGCTTCCTGATCCCATCCCGCTCGAGAAATACATCCAGGAAGAATACGACGATGAGTTGGTGGGGGTGATTGGTGAGATCGGACTCGACAAGCTGTTCCGCTTGCCTGAAAACGGTTATTTCGTGCATGCGAAAGAGCCGTTTCGGCTGACACGAGTGCGAGTAAAGTTGGCGCATCAGATCGCTGTGTTTGAGAGGTTCTGCCAATTAGCAGCTCAATTCGACAAACCGGTGTCCGTGCACGATGTAAAGTGTCATGGTaaactctttgaaatctgtACAGAGATTCTTCTACCTCATGAAGGTGTAAACGTTTGTCTGCATTCGTTCACCGGATCCAAAGAGATTATATCGCAACAATGGATCAGGTACTTCACAGAGCCCCGCATTTTCCTCAGTCTCTCGAAAtacatcaatttcaaatcgtCGGAGGACGGACGTGCGTTGGCTGTTTTTGTACCAAATCGCTGCTTACTCACAGAAACAGACCTCCCTATCGACGCCGTTAAGCCCGATGAGCTGACGAACGCATTGAGTTATGTCTGCGAAGAGCTAACAGAAGCCCTGCAACTGGGAGGACTTGAGGCAACCAAACAGTTAATACATACGAACTTTAAAAGATATTTAAACCGTTAG